The following coding sequences lie in one Bartonella sp. DGB1 genomic window:
- a CDS encoding HNH endonuclease codes for MKISFNKSSIGSSVSSIGFIPRVKDSFYSSMEWLSLRKQALKRACYKCSWCNSTKRLYVDHIKEIKDGGSRTDLGNLQVLCASCHNKKTSLAKKMRQNN; via the coding sequence ATGAAGATATCATTTAATAAATCATCTATAGGCAGTAGTGTTAGTTCCATTGGTTTTATACCAAGGGTTAAGGATAGTTTTTATAGTTCTATGGAGTGGTTATCATTACGTAAGCAGGCTTTAAAGCGTGCATGTTATAAGTGTAGCTGGTGTAACTCCACCAAACGTTTATATGTTGACCATATTAAAGAGATAAAAGATGGTGGAAGCCGTACAGATTTAGGTAATCTGCAGGTTTTATGTGCTTCTTGCCATAATAAGAAAACCTCCCTGGCTAAGAAAATGCGACAAAATAATTAA
- a CDS encoding outer membrane protein: MKLKYLSYILLGSVFSMSQVSATTVSKKTYLPKASASKVLNNKKNDDNWSGFYLGAADSFAINRIKNPSIKSTITTKKDGSSSDYETKELGKSKMNSVNSRSLLTGLFLGYNHAITEQIVVGAELDIYAKLTLSHRHYKGASEPKDDELPRKIEHIELPLNDYLDGTLRARLGWNLGDFLPYVAGGINAVYDLPEYDIEKFAKNKLTQIIDRKDKLENIITKVEKDNNLHFGWTLGAGFEYKLDKNTSIRAEIPL; this comes from the coding sequence ATGAAATTAAAATATTTGTCTTATATTTTACTTGGTTCAGTTTTTTCAATGAGTCAAGTATCTGCTACTACTGTAAGTAAAAAAACCTACTTACCAAAAGCATCCGCTAGTAAAGTTTTAAATAACAAAAAGAATGATGACAATTGGTCTGGGTTTTATCTAGGTGCGGCAGATTCTTTTGCGATAAATCGCATAAAAAATCCTTCTATAAAATCAACAATAACTACAAAAAAGGACGGTTCGAGTTCAGATTATGAAACCAAGGAACTTGGCAAAAGTAAAATGAATTCGGTTAATTCCAGATCTCTTTTAACGGGTTTGTTCTTAGGTTATAATCATGCAATTACCGAGCAAATAGTTGTAGGTGCGGAATTAGATATATATGCTAAATTAACTTTATCTCATCGACATTATAAAGGAGCCAGTGAGCCAAAAGACGATGAACTCCCTAGGAAGATTGAGCATATAGAATTGCCTTTAAATGACTATTTAGATGGTACTTTACGTGCTCGATTAGGATGGAATTTAGGTGATTTTTTACCTTATGTTGCTGGTGGTATTAATGCAGTGTATGATTTACCAGAATATGACATTGAAAAGTTCGCTAAAAATAAATTAACACAGATAATAGACAGAAAAGACAAACTAGAGAACATAATAACAAAAGTTGAAAAGGATAATAACTTACATTTTGGCTGGACATTAGGAGCGGGTTTCGAATATAAACTAGATAAAAATACAAGTATTAGAGCAGAAATACCGTTATAG
- a CDS encoding bifunctional DNA primase/polymerase, producing the protein MEKLKEQNYLSAVTLAKAGYYIFPCRGKGKRAKAPLLKQSWRAISTLDLEQIKLWWDNYPDAIPAIDLGKSNLIVLDADKKANVDGVTNLLALFKQYEYDISNIFTVVTANNGFHFYFKQPKDIMLGNATGDLPKGVDVRGAGGYVIASGAILEDGKKYIAKGSFTNIVTLPNWIKDIITKPKPAIKHVNRVKKPSVSSLLDDNFRRYVDKLVAEEMQQLRYSATGTAINKLSTSAFNLGTLVGAHVLSKIEAISKLEHNSFYLGLKAKDVLATINLGLQAGIRKPRDLNVDI; encoded by the coding sequence ATGGAAAAGCTTAAAGAGCAAAATTATTTATCCGCTGTAACATTAGCAAAAGCAGGTTATTATATCTTTCCATGTAGGGGAAAAGGTAAGCGAGCTAAAGCACCTTTATTAAAACAAAGCTGGCGCGCTATTTCAACCTTAGATTTAGAGCAGATAAAACTTTGGTGGGACAATTACCCAGATGCAATACCAGCTATAGATTTAGGAAAATCTAACTTGATAGTGTTAGATGCTGATAAAAAAGCTAATGTTGATGGTGTTACTAATCTATTAGCGTTATTTAAACAGTATGAATATGATATTAGCAATATCTTTACAGTTGTTACAGCTAATAACGGCTTTCATTTTTATTTTAAACAACCAAAAGATATTATGTTAGGTAATGCTACAGGAGATTTGCCTAAAGGTGTAGATGTGCGTGGTGCAGGTGGTTATGTTATTGCTAGCGGTGCTATTCTGGAAGATGGTAAGAAATATATAGCTAAGGGTAGTTTTACTAATATTGTTACTTTGCCTAACTGGATAAAAGACATAATCACAAAGCCTAAGCCCGCTATTAAGCATGTTAATAGAGTTAAAAAGCCATCTGTAAGTTCTTTGCTTGACGATAATTTTCGTCGCTATGTAGATAAATTAGTAGCTGAGGAAATGCAACAGCTTCGTTATTCCGCTACTGGTACAGCTATTAATAAGTTATCTACCTCGGCTTTTAATCTTGGTACCTTGGTTGGTGCTCATGTGTTAAGTAAGATAGAAGCTATATCAAAATTAGAACATAATAGTTTCTATTTAGGATTAAAGGCTAAGGATGTATTAGCGACTATTAACTTAGGTTTACAAGCTGGTATAAGAAAACCACGTGATTTAAATGTGGATATATAA
- a CDS encoding DUF1376 domain-containing protein, with product MSANNKTPWVRWFASDWRAGVASMTAVEKGVYISLISLMYDKQSPITKDFKRLAYDAGCTVKTFIKALDFLLEDGKIIVTSDDKLWSTRVGEELSVSIEKKAEISEKRSLAGKFGAEVKKQNQAKNNFANDLLQANDKQNQANQNQNQNNKKPNTKVFVKKAKIPPDDFNIFWEEYPHKVGKSVAIKAYSLARETVTCDVILDGLRRYKQSKPESYQWLNPSTFLNQKRWEDEPAKVINLPVTSWNNDYKRQAETVKDMDFSKVFTDFGQKEQVNATG from the coding sequence ATGAGTGCAAATAATAAAACACCGTGGGTTAGATGGTTTGCTTCTGATTGGCGTGCTGGTGTGGCTAGTATGACCGCGGTTGAGAAGGGGGTTTATATTAGTTTAATATCATTAATGTATGATAAACAATCACCGATAACTAAAGATTTTAAAAGATTAGCATATGATGCAGGTTGTACAGTTAAAACATTTATTAAAGCTCTAGACTTTTTATTAGAGGATGGCAAAATAATAGTTACTTCTGATGATAAATTGTGGTCCACAAGAGTTGGAGAAGAGCTTAGTGTCTCTATAGAAAAGAAAGCCGAAATCAGCGAGAAACGTTCACTTGCTGGTAAATTTGGAGCTGAGGTTAAGAAGCAAAACCAAGCAAAAAATAATTTTGCTAACGATTTGCTACAAGCAAACGACAAGCAAAATCAAGCTAACCAGAACCAGAACCAGAATAATAAAAAACCAAATACTAAAGTATTTGTCAAAAAAGCAAAAATCCCTCCAGATGATTTTAATATTTTTTGGGAAGAATATCCGCATAAGGTCGGTAAGTCAGTAGCTATCAAAGCTTATAGCTTGGCTAGGGAGACGGTAACTTGTGATGTTATTTTGGATGGTTTGCGACGATACAAGCAATCCAAACCTGAAAGCTATCAATGGCTTAACCCTTCAACATTTTTAAACCAAAAGCGTTGGGAAGATGAACCAGCAAAGGTTATTAACTTACCCGTTACTAGCTGGAACAATGACTATAAGCGACAGGCTGAAACCGTGAAAGATATGGATTTTAGTAAGGTTTTTACTGATTTTGGACAAAAGGAGCAAGTGAATGCAACAGGCTAA
- a CDS encoding helix-turn-helix domain-containing protein, which translates to MNNLRFFRVKANLTAQQLAEKAGTTQPQIFRLETGQRKLTKEWAIRLAPHLGVNPKQLLFSDRPSDIDEDILDLLETLDDKQKLSLLNFIKDFYAKKDK; encoded by the coding sequence ATGAATAATTTACGATTTTTCAGAGTTAAGGCAAATTTAACAGCTCAGCAACTAGCAGAAAAAGCAGGAACTACACAACCACAAATTTTTCGCTTAGAGACAGGACAACGAAAGCTAACAAAAGAGTGGGCAATACGCTTAGCACCTCACTTAGGTGTTAATCCTAAACAACTGCTATTTTCTGACCGTCCAAGCGATATTGATGAAGACATCTTAGACTTGCTTGAAACTTTAGACGATAAGCAAAAGCTTTCATTGCTAAATTTTATTAAAGATTTTTACGCAAAAAAAGATAAATAA
- a CDS encoding recombinase RecT, whose product MTHSPLAIMAQKYNFSPEKFKETVVKTCMSGDPKPEEFHAFISVANEYGLNPLTKEIYAFPKRGGGIMPIVSVDGWVKIIHSNNKFDGLQFKDNLDENGKLISITCCIKLANVTMPIEVTEYLSECMQNSDTWKKYPSRMLRHKALIQCARYAFGYSGIFDEDEAHRINQPVLEVTTIDIEKIQQIKNLLKATAIDENTILEHFNIASLEELTETQAEIALKKLQKSQKKLTKDNNSYLEYKDATE is encoded by the coding sequence ATGACACATTCACCTTTAGCCATTATGGCACAAAAATATAATTTTTCACCTGAGAAATTCAAAGAAACAGTAGTAAAAACATGTATGTCAGGAGACCCTAAACCAGAAGAATTTCACGCTTTTATTTCAGTAGCAAATGAATATGGTTTAAATCCCCTAACTAAAGAAATTTATGCCTTCCCTAAACGGGGCGGTGGTATTATGCCAATCGTATCTGTTGATGGCTGGGTAAAGATAATTCATTCTAATAACAAGTTTGACGGGTTACAATTTAAAGATAATCTAGACGAAAATGGTAAGTTAATCTCTATAACCTGCTGTATAAAATTAGCAAATGTAACCATGCCAATAGAGGTAACTGAATATCTAAGTGAATGTATGCAAAATAGTGACACTTGGAAAAAGTACCCTTCTCGCATGTTACGTCATAAAGCCTTAATTCAATGTGCAAGATATGCTTTTGGTTATAGTGGTATTTTTGATGAAGATGAAGCCCACCGTATAAATCAGCCAGTGTTAGAAGTTACAACAATTGATATAGAAAAAATACAACAAATTAAAAACTTACTAAAAGCTACAGCTATAGATGAAAATACTATCTTAGAACATTTTAACATAGCTAGCTTAGAAGAATTAACAGAAACCCAAGCGGAAATAGCTTTAAAGAAATTACAAAAAAGCCAAAAGAAGTTAACCAAGGATAACAATAGTTACTTAGAGTATAAAGATGCAACAGAATAG
- a CDS encoding single-stranded DNA-binding protein → MYGLNRVTLIGHVATDLTFFELKSGIKLLKFRLVTSERWKDKDGEVNEQLEWHTIAVFNDALINLANNLLEKGDGVMIEGRLHTRNWKDKEGHKHTTAEIILDKYSGRLVLLRKKDIQND, encoded by the coding sequence ATGTATGGATTAAATAGAGTTACCTTGATAGGACATGTTGCAACAGATTTAACCTTTTTTGAACTTAAGTCTGGAATAAAACTGCTAAAATTTCGTTTAGTTACTTCTGAGAGATGGAAAGATAAAGACGGAGAAGTTAACGAACAGTTAGAATGGCACACTATCGCTGTTTTTAATGATGCTCTTATAAATTTAGCAAATAACCTTTTAGAAAAAGGCGATGGTGTGATGATTGAAGGTCGACTTCATACCAGAAACTGGAAAGATAAAGAAGGTCACAAGCACACTACTGCAGAAATCATCTTAGATAAATACTCAGGTAGATTAGTGTTATTGCGTAAAAAGGATATTCAGAATGACTGA
- a CDS encoding helix-turn-helix transcriptional regulator → MTEKLTNVKETDKLLNAREVASMLNVCVTTLYAHMKKGNFPQPVQILNSTRWKLSDIEEYIDSQPRGVRNQ, encoded by the coding sequence ATGACTGAGAAATTAACCAACGTAAAAGAAACTGATAAATTACTCAATGCAAGAGAAGTCGCCTCAATGCTTAATGTATGTGTGACTACACTTTATGCTCATATGAAAAAAGGCAATTTTCCTCAACCAGTACAAATATTAAATTCAACGCGGTGGAAGCTATCAGATATAGAGGAATATATAGATAGCCAACCTCGCGGAGTAAGAAATCAGTAA
- a CDS encoding antA/AntB antirepressor family protein, producing the protein MDNQLMEIKQTQIANDTIQTVNARELHEFLQVGKDFSNWIKDRINKYDFKENQDYIVFANSGENLHGGRPSKEYHLTLDMAKELSMVERNEKGKEARQYFIKCEKKLKQPNTANITEVLSNPDHLKALLLDNVNKVIKLQELVKEQEPKVKALEHLTRADGLLCITDAAKVLNMRPKDLFQYLQKHNWIYKRVGTSNFIPYQDKLKSGLMDCPTTTIHRPDGSEKIIAQAKITTKGLAILSEKLQATQVA; encoded by the coding sequence ATGGACAATCAATTAATGGAAATCAAACAAACACAAATAGCTAACGATACAATACAAACTGTTAACGCTCGTGAATTACATGAATTTTTACAAGTAGGTAAAGATTTTAGTAACTGGATAAAAGACAGAATAAATAAATATGATTTTAAGGAAAATCAAGATTATATAGTTTTCGCCAATTCTGGCGAAAACCTCCATGGAGGTAGACCAAGCAAAGAATACCACCTTACCTTAGACATGGCTAAAGAGCTATCAATGGTAGAACGCAATGAAAAAGGTAAAGAAGCCCGTCAATATTTTATTAAATGTGAAAAGAAGTTAAAACAACCTAATACCGCTAATATCACGGAGGTATTAAGCAATCCAGACCATTTAAAAGCATTATTATTAGATAACGTTAATAAGGTTATAAAATTACAAGAACTGGTTAAAGAACAAGAACCAAAAGTTAAGGCTTTAGAACATTTAACACGTGCTGATGGATTACTTTGTATTACTGATGCTGCTAAAGTTTTAAACATGCGCCCTAAGGATTTATTCCAATATTTACAAAAACACAATTGGATTTATAAACGCGTAGGCACAAGTAATTTTATCCCTTATCAAGATAAGTTAAAATCTGGCTTAATGGATTGTCCTACCACAACAATACATCGTCCTGATGGTAGTGAAAAAATCATAGCTCAAGCAAAAATCACCACTAAAGGTTTAGCAATATTATCTGAAAAATTACAAGCAACGCAAGTGGCATAG
- a CDS encoding ImmA/IrrE family metallo-endopeptidase codes for MRNNTKVIEINSRKKPIALVPNRLTEARIIARLTQTQLAARINVSRQAISNYEKGNRVPDPETFHKILQELKQPTKFFTNTSYPVFGQQGANFFRKKGVDNKWKNRACAIYASWFTASVKLLEPFLNLPEVKLPSFEPINKVANNYTKEEIEQYAEKLREELGLGLGPISNVMGLLEQMGIFICHLALEKENIDAFSYWSGDRPFIFLASDKKSAVRRRFDATHELAHLCLHTWVTEEELDDPKRLKQIEKEADHFAGAFLLPRRSFLNEIYSTKVESFIHLKSRWKVSIQSMVQRCKQLGIFDEYQILNLQKQISYKKWRTNEPLDSGSGALAFEEPLLLNYVVKKLIKSGKFTFDELINELPLSIEILKQFFNLSESYFAESVHKKLCISKFN; via the coding sequence ATGAGAAATAATACTAAAGTTATTGAAATTAACTCTAGAAAAAAACCGATAGCCTTGGTTCCTAATCGCTTAACTGAAGCTAGGATAATTGCACGTTTGACACAAACACAGTTAGCTGCTCGCATAAACGTCAGCCGACAGGCAATATCCAATTATGAAAAAGGAAATAGAGTTCCTGATCCAGAAACATTTCATAAAATATTACAAGAACTAAAACAACCAACAAAATTTTTCACTAATACTAGCTATCCTGTCTTTGGGCAACAAGGGGCTAACTTTTTTCGAAAAAAAGGTGTAGATAACAAATGGAAAAATAGAGCATGTGCAATTTATGCTTCTTGGTTTACTGCAAGTGTAAAATTATTAGAACCTTTTCTAAATTTGCCTGAAGTTAAATTACCGAGTTTTGAACCAATAAATAAAGTTGCCAATAATTACACAAAGGAAGAAATTGAGCAATATGCTGAAAAATTGAGAGAAGAACTTGGTCTAGGACTTGGACCAATTTCAAATGTTATGGGTTTATTGGAGCAAATGGGTATTTTTATCTGTCATTTAGCTCTTGAAAAAGAAAACATTGATGCTTTTTCTTATTGGAGTGGAGATCGTCCTTTTATTTTTTTGGCTTCGGATAAAAAAAGTGCCGTTCGCAGAAGATTTGACGCAACCCACGAATTAGCGCATCTTTGCTTACATACCTGGGTTACTGAAGAAGAACTAGATGACCCTAAACGACTTAAGCAAATTGAAAAAGAGGCTGATCATTTTGCTGGAGCTTTTTTATTACCTAGACGATCATTTCTAAATGAAATTTACTCAACTAAAGTAGAGTCTTTTATACACTTAAAATCTAGATGGAAAGTATCAATTCAATCTATGGTTCAGAGGTGTAAACAACTAGGTATTTTTGACGAGTATCAAATCTTAAATTTACAAAAACAAATCTCTTATAAAAAGTGGAGAACAAATGAACCTCTAGACTCAGGATCGGGAGCGTTAGCTTTTGAAGAGCCACTCTTGCTAAATTATGTTGTCAAAAAACTTATAAAAAGTGGAAAATTTACTTTTGATGAATTAATAAATGAGCTCCCATTATCAATAGAAATATTAAAACAATTTTTTAATTTATCTGAATCTTATTTTGCTGAATCAGTCCACAAGAAACTTTGCATATCTAAGTTTAACTAA
- a CDS encoding tyrosine-type recombinase/integrase, with protein MKYCQLNNFVVKNAPRGRYCDGGGLWLEKSNPKTGFWFLRYSANGKRKTISLGSIRFVSLKEAREKAVILRKNIHDGILPKSKSAEKENSLEKIIYALFESKKDTLKNNNHEKWLSPLKVHIFPKIGNMPIEKINQDILYDCLKPLWRDKNETASKILGRINLAMKYAVAKGLKVDLLAIPNVKILLGKSLESNNHIPSMPWQEIPLFFECLNNELISNLALKLLILTGVRSGSIRNMRWSQIEGDVWTIPAEYLKGQLGKISDFRVPLSKQALEVLDIAKTRKVNDLVFSSSASKPISDATMSKFMKDMGLDARPHGFRSSLRNWLAEELKAPYEIAETILSHVIGQKVQRAYLRTDFLEQRREIMQKWADFVVDKKG; from the coding sequence TTGAAATACTGTCAGTTAAATAATTTTGTTGTAAAAAATGCACCTAGAGGTAGATATTGTGATGGGGGTGGATTATGGTTAGAAAAAAGCAATCCAAAGACTGGTTTTTGGTTTTTGCGCTACTCAGCTAATGGTAAACGTAAAACTATAAGTTTAGGCTCTATACGATTTGTTAGCCTAAAAGAAGCAAGAGAAAAAGCAGTAATATTACGTAAAAATATTCATGATGGAATTTTACCTAAATCTAAATCAGCAGAAAAAGAAAATAGTTTAGAAAAAATTATTTATGCTTTGTTTGAAAGTAAAAAAGATACTCTAAAAAATAACAACCATGAAAAATGGCTTAGCCCTCTCAAAGTACACATCTTTCCTAAAATTGGTAATATGCCCATAGAAAAAATTAATCAAGATATTTTATACGATTGTTTAAAGCCTCTTTGGCGCGATAAGAATGAGACTGCTTCTAAGATATTAGGTAGAATTAACCTAGCTATGAAATATGCTGTAGCAAAAGGTCTTAAGGTAGATTTATTAGCTATTCCTAACGTTAAGATATTATTAGGTAAAAGCTTAGAATCAAATAATCATATACCTTCTATGCCTTGGCAAGAAATACCGTTATTTTTTGAATGTTTAAATAATGAGTTAATCAGTAATTTAGCTTTAAAGTTACTTATTTTAACTGGTGTAAGGAGTGGCTCTATACGTAATATGCGTTGGTCACAAATTGAAGGAGATGTCTGGACGATACCAGCAGAATATTTAAAAGGTCAATTAGGTAAGATTAGTGATTTTCGTGTACCTTTATCAAAACAAGCTTTAGAAGTGTTAGATATAGCAAAAACACGTAAGGTTAACGATTTAGTGTTTTCTAGTTCAGCAAGTAAACCAATATCTGATGCTACCATGTCTAAATTTATGAAAGATATGGGTTTAGATGCTCGCCCTCATGGTTTTAGGTCTAGTCTTAGAAATTGGTTAGCAGAAGAGCTAAAAGCCCCTTATGAAATAGCAGAAACTATTTTATCTCATGTTATAGGTCAAAAGGTACAACGGGCTTATTTAAGAACTGATTTTTTAGAACAACGACGAGAAATAATGCAAAAATGGGCAGATTTTGTTGTTGACAAAAAAGGGTAA
- a CDS encoding PhzF family phenazine biosynthesis isomerase, whose product MSHPIQFFRCFQIPNNPDSGNIAAVVENFSNSLQKRKSLAQELNTPVTVFVDFDTDNKTQISFFYPDRQMPLCIHGALAAGKFLSNMQDNNEVQCLTSNNRKLSFKIDDSSIYLDVEAEEISAPTLNASTLTKMLNFDIKDSDSCSVISVGSPKLLIPINSLNALISLQPNYNFISEWSLEYKINGLYVYTPQTFAPHANYHARAFNPITGHNEDAATGTAAAALSYFLKKSLIIEQGHALQTPCEISTRYTPNQTFAVGGIVKLAR is encoded by the coding sequence ATGTCGCACCCTATTCAATTCTTCCGATGTTTTCAAATTCCTAATAATCCAGATTCTGGAAATATAGCTGCAGTCGTTGAAAATTTTTCAAATTCCTTACAAAAACGCAAATCTCTGGCGCAAGAACTCAATACACCTGTCACGGTTTTTGTTGATTTTGATACTGATAATAAAACACAAATTTCTTTTTTCTATCCAGATCGACAAATGCCTTTATGCATTCATGGCGCTCTAGCTGCAGGTAAATTTCTATCTAATATGCAAGACAACAATGAAGTTCAATGCCTGACTTCAAATAACAGAAAACTATCTTTTAAAATTGATGATTCATCTATCTATTTAGATGTAGAAGCAGAAGAGATATCAGCACCTACGCTCAACGCTTCCACCTTAACCAAAATGCTAAATTTCGATATTAAAGATTCAGATTCTTGTTCCGTTATCTCTGTAGGAAGTCCTAAACTGCTCATTCCGATCAATTCTCTCAACGCCCTTATCAGCTTACAACCAAATTATAATTTTATAAGCGAGTGGAGTTTAGAATATAAAATTAATGGACTCTATGTCTATACACCACAAACATTTGCACCGCACGCTAATTATCATGCACGTGCTTTTAATCCAATAACAGGACATAATGAAGATGCTGCAACGGGTACAGCTGCTGCAGCTTTATCTTATTTTCTAAAAAAAAGCTTGATTATTGAACAGGGTCACGCTTTACAAACACCTTGTGAAATTTCTACGCGCTATACACCTAATCAAACATTCGCAGTTGGTGGTATCGTCAAGTTAGCTAGATGA
- a CDS encoding TSUP family transporter, with translation MEYEIFLYFLLCIVALIAGFTDTLAGGGGLITLPALMLTGLNPVAALGTNKLQSAVAELSAILSFRKNKDINYKLLIKAIIWTIVGATIGTILLQLVYIRILEIIIPFLLTAVFIYYLFTKKLQTNNVNNKLEPDNKKFFLLGNTIGFYNGFFGPATGSIWAIALMKNFSLNLRTATMYAKPLNLAGNLSALSIFIVGGNIDYIAAILMCIGSFIGGKLGAKFILYKDSQYIKIAFISIMLLSIVALYAKNIFRLI, from the coding sequence ATGGAATATGAAATATTTTTATATTTTTTACTGTGTATCGTAGCTCTCATTGCAGGATTTACTGATACTTTAGCGGGTGGTGGAGGTTTAATAACGCTCCCTGCTTTAATGCTCACAGGACTAAATCCGGTTGCAGCCCTCGGAACTAACAAATTACAATCAGCAGTAGCAGAATTATCTGCAATATTATCTTTTAGAAAAAATAAAGATATTAATTATAAATTACTTATAAAAGCAATAATATGGACTATTGTAGGAGCAACTATTGGTACAATTTTGCTACAATTAGTCTATATAAGGATATTAGAAATTATTATTCCATTCTTATTAACCGCTGTTTTTATATATTATTTATTTACAAAAAAACTACAAACAAATAATGTAAATAACAAGCTAGAACCAGACAATAAGAAGTTTTTTTTATTAGGTAACACTATCGGATTTTATAATGGTTTTTTTGGCCCTGCTACCGGTTCTATCTGGGCTATTGCTTTAATGAAGAACTTTAGTTTAAATTTAAGAACAGCTACTATGTACGCAAAACCCTTAAATTTAGCAGGGAATTTAAGTGCATTATCTATTTTTATAGTTGGTGGTAACATTGATTATATAGCCGCTATACTAATGTGTATAGGCTCTTTTATAGGAGGTAAATTAGGGGCTAAATTTATCTTATATAAAGATTCTCAATATATTAAGATAGCTTTTATCTCAATAATGCTATTATCTATAGTTGCGCTGTATGCAAAGAATATTTTCAGATTAATATAG
- a CDS encoding DEAD/DEAH box helicase → MKSFEVMGLPESLNHTLINMKFDIPTPIQAEAIPVALKGQDILGSAQTGTGKTGAFGIPLIAHLINNPTSCALVMTPTRELATQVIAQLHALLGKTTKIKSALLIGGEPMPKQFQQLRNRPRFIVGTPGRINDHLKRKSLILSNTDFLVLDETDRMLDMGFTVQIEEVLKYLAPNRQTLLFSATMPKNIVRIAEKYLDNPARIAVSATSAPAANLKQDNIRLNEGDKYNTLIEQLDQREGSVIIFVKTKFSADKMSVRLSKDGYSSDAIHGDLRQNKRDRVINNFRNKKYRILVATDVAARGLDIPHIEHVINYDLPQCAEDYIHRIGRTARAGATGAALNLISAADKNKWNAIERLLNPDAPRSKKPRDTEFKSKDKNFRRKKTRNSSNKKTFNKRAA, encoded by the coding sequence ATGAAAAGCTTTGAAGTAATGGGATTACCTGAATCCCTGAACCATACACTTATAAATATGAAATTTGATATTCCTACTCCTATTCAAGCTGAAGCGATCCCTGTCGCCCTCAAAGGACAAGATATTCTAGGGTCAGCCCAAACCGGAACAGGTAAAACCGGCGCCTTTGGTATTCCGTTAATTGCACATTTAATTAATAACCCAACAAGCTGTGCGTTAGTTATGACCCCAACCCGCGAATTAGCTACTCAAGTTATCGCCCAATTACATGCTTTATTAGGAAAAACCACTAAAATTAAATCAGCTTTACTAATTGGTGGTGAGCCAATGCCAAAACAATTTCAGCAATTACGCAATCGTCCTCGTTTTATTGTTGGAACTCCAGGTAGAATTAATGATCATCTAAAACGTAAAAGTCTTATTTTATCAAATACAGACTTCCTAGTTTTGGATGAAACAGATAGAATGCTTGATATGGGTTTTACAGTCCAGATTGAAGAAGTACTTAAATATTTAGCACCAAATCGTCAAACATTATTATTTTCTGCAACAATGCCAAAAAATATTGTTAGAATAGCAGAAAAATATTTAGATAATCCAGCTCGCATTGCTGTAAGCGCAACCTCTGCTCCAGCTGCTAATCTTAAACAAGATAATATTCGCTTAAATGAAGGTGACAAATATAACACCCTTATTGAACAATTAGACCAACGTGAAGGCTCTGTAATAATTTTTGTTAAAACCAAATTCTCCGCAGATAAGATGTCAGTTCGTCTATCAAAAGATGGCTATAGCTCAGATGCTATTCATGGTGATTTACGTCAAAATAAACGCGACCGCGTAATTAACAATTTCCGCAATAAAAAATATAGAATTTTGGTTGCTACTGATGTTGCTGCTAGAGGATTAGATATTCCTCATATTGAACACGTAATTAATTATGACTTACCACAATGCGCTGAAGATTATATCCATAGAATTGGACGCACAGCCCGAGCAGGTGCAACTGGTGCTGCGCTTAATTTAATCAGTGCTGCTGATAAAAATAAATGGAATGCAATTGAAAGATTGTTAAATCCAGATGCGCCACGTAGCAAAAAACCACGCGATACGGAATTTAAATCCAAAGATAAAAATTTCCGTCGTAAAAAAACTCGCAACTCCTCAAACAAAAAAACTTTTAATAAAAGAGCTGCTTAA